Proteins found in one Methylobacterium sp. CB376 genomic segment:
- a CDS encoding glycosyltransferase family 2 protein encodes MSERAGQVRGGHVRAGQDRGGQDRGGQDRGGQDRGGQDHADPIRAGAARGAVEAAILPLRGERTTRAFAPDPHEAASLVLDLRGSGLGGRWVEISFRDEGRGSFSRVELAAVAERLSQHETTSLAERAYGNGRFTWTGRLPAGLVALKVTPMLGETEVTLGDMTLRERSRLALLGRGLLRRPDLAGQAVFWRLLGKRVRARNRLLRAITPPGLTGYDTWVRCFDTLSEADRARIRAEAGAMTDPPLISVVMPVYNPAPKVLEDALRSVRAQLYPHWELCIADDASTDPAVPRLLDRAAAADARVRVVRRPENGHIARATNTALALAAGPYVAFMDHDDVLPEHALFEVARAIAKDPSLDLIYTDEDKVDAKGRRFEPHFKSDWNPELLYAQNYINHLTVVRTSLVREVGGLRPGFEGSQDHDLLLRLADRLSPDRIRHLPHVLYHWRAAIGSGTFSDTALARAEAARLQALRDLIARRGWPHRAERGPLGFNRLVRAVPDPAPRVSVVIPTRDRAELLAVALRGLLKGTAYPDIEVIILDNDSREPATRALFAEVAADPRVRVLPSPGAFNFSALSNEGAAAATGPLLLFLNNDIEVREPGWLAEMVSIAVEPGIGAVGAKLSYPDGTLQHGGVVLGAGGVAGHSHLGIGPEDPGYFGRMAMAQEVSAVTGACLMMRASVFREVGGFDAERLAVAFNDVDLCLRIRQAGYAIIWTPHAGLIHHESKSRGLEDTPQKRARFEAEVATMLERWGAQLRNDPYYNPNFARAKAQFRLW; translated from the coding sequence ATGAGCGAGCGCGCAGGCCAAGTCCGCGGCGGCCACGTCCGCGCGGGCCAAGACCGCGGCGGCCAAGACCGCGGCGGCCAAGACCGCGGTGGCCAAGACCGCGGCGGCCAAGACCACGCGGACCCGATCCGCGCGGGCGCCGCCCGCGGGGCCGTCGAGGCGGCGATCCTCCCCCTGCGGGGCGAGCGGACCACCCGCGCCTTCGCGCCCGACCCGCACGAGGCCGCCTCCCTGGTCCTCGACCTGAGAGGCAGCGGGCTGGGCGGGCGCTGGGTCGAGATCAGCTTCCGCGACGAGGGCCGCGGCTCCTTCAGCCGGGTCGAGCTCGCCGCCGTGGCCGAGCGCCTGAGCCAGCACGAGACCACGAGCCTCGCGGAGCGCGCCTACGGCAACGGCCGCTTCACCTGGACCGGGCGCCTGCCCGCCGGCCTCGTCGCGCTCAAGGTCACGCCCATGCTCGGCGAGACCGAGGTCACCCTCGGCGACATGACGCTGCGGGAGCGCAGCCGCCTCGCCCTCCTCGGCCGCGGCCTCCTGCGCCGGCCCGACCTCGCCGGCCAGGCCGTGTTCTGGCGGCTCCTCGGCAAGCGCGTCCGGGCGCGCAACCGCCTGCTGCGGGCGATCACGCCCCCGGGCCTGACCGGCTACGACACCTGGGTGCGCTGCTTCGACACCCTCTCGGAGGCGGACCGGGCGCGCATCCGCGCCGAGGCCGGCGCCATGACGGACCCGCCGCTGATCTCGGTGGTGATGCCGGTCTACAACCCGGCTCCGAAGGTGCTGGAGGACGCCCTGCGCTCCGTCCGGGCGCAGCTCTACCCGCATTGGGAACTCTGCATCGCCGACGACGCCTCGACGGACCCGGCCGTGCCGCGCCTGCTCGACCGGGCCGCCGCCGCGGACGCGCGGGTGCGGGTCGTCCGCCGCCCGGAGAACGGCCACATCGCGCGGGCCACCAACACGGCCCTCGCGCTGGCGGCCGGCCCCTACGTGGCCTTCATGGACCACGACGACGTCCTGCCCGAGCACGCCCTGTTCGAGGTCGCCAGGGCGATCGCCAAGGACCCGTCCCTCGACCTGATCTACACGGACGAGGACAAGGTCGACGCCAAGGGGCGGCGCTTCGAGCCGCATTTCAAGAGCGACTGGAACCCCGAACTCCTCTACGCGCAGAACTACATCAACCACCTCACGGTGGTGCGCACCAGCCTGGTGCGGGAGGTGGGCGGCCTGCGGCCCGGCTTCGAGGGCAGCCAGGACCACGACCTGCTGCTGCGCCTCGCCGACCGGCTCTCCCCCGACCGCATCCGCCACCTGCCGCACGTGCTCTACCACTGGCGCGCGGCGATCGGCTCGGGCACCTTCTCGGACACGGCGCTCGCCCGGGCCGAGGCCGCCCGCCTCCAGGCCCTGCGCGACCTGATCGCGCGCCGCGGCTGGCCGCACCGGGCCGAGCGCGGTCCGCTCGGCTTCAACCGCCTCGTGCGCGCCGTGCCGGACCCGGCCCCGCGCGTGTCCGTGGTGATCCCGACCCGCGACCGGGCCGAGCTGCTCGCGGTGGCGCTGCGCGGCCTGCTCAAGGGGACCGCCTATCCGGACATCGAGGTGATCATCCTCGACAACGACAGCCGCGAGCCCGCCACCCGGGCGCTGTTCGCCGAGGTCGCGGCCGACCCGCGGGTGCGCGTGCTGCCGAGCCCCGGCGCCTTCAACTTCTCGGCGCTGTCGAACGAGGGCGCCGCCGCCGCGACCGGCCCGCTCCTGCTCTTCCTCAACAACGACATCGAGGTGAGGGAGCCCGGCTGGCTCGCCGAGATGGTCTCGATCGCCGTCGAGCCCGGCATCGGCGCGGTCGGGGCCAAGCTCTCCTACCCGGACGGCACGCTCCAGCACGGCGGCGTCGTGCTGGGCGCGGGGGGCGTCGCCGGCCACAGCCACCTCGGCATCGGGCCCGAGGATCCCGGCTATTTCGGCCGCATGGCGATGGCCCAGGAGGTCTCCGCCGTCACCGGGGCCTGCCTGATGATGCGCGCGAGCGTCTTCCGGGAGGTCGGCGGCTTCGACGCGGAGCGCCTCGCGGTGGCCTTCAACGACGTCGACCTCTGCCTGCGCATCCGGCAGGCCGGCTACGCCATCATCTGGACGCCCCATGCCGGCCTGATCCACCACGAATCGAAGAGCCGGGGCCTGGAGGACACGCCGCAGAAGCGCGCCCGCTTCGAGGCGGAGGTCGCCACGATGCTCGAGCGCTGGGGGGCCCAGCTGCGCAACGACCCGTACTACAACCCGAATTTCGCCCGCGCGAAGGCCCAGTTCCGGCTCTGGTGA
- a CDS encoding Lrp/AsnC ligand binding domain-containing protein produces the protein MQTFFVEIKCQLGRTYTVASALADREIASEIYSTAGHYDVLAKFHVEDGVDIGHFVAENVQTIPNIQDTRTIITFKAF, from the coding sequence ATGCAGACCTTCTTCGTCGAGATCAAGTGCCAGCTCGGGCGCACCTACACGGTGGCGAGCGCGCTCGCCGACCGGGAGATCGCCTCAGAGATCTACTCCACCGCCGGGCATTACGACGTTCTCGCCAAGTTCCACGTCGAGGATGGGGTCGATATCGGGCACTTCGTCGCCGAGAACGTGCAGACGATCCCGAACATCCAGGACACCCGGACCATCATCACCTTCAAGGCCTTCTGA